TTCGCGGGTCGGGAGTACATCGACCACGCGATGGTCTTCGACGCTGGTCAAGACGGTGGAGTAGGTCTGGCCTCGACGGATCGCAAAATCGTCCACACCCAGCACACGCGGCGTGCTGAACGTGGGATCGGGCAATGCCATGACCCTGCGTAACAAGGTCATCCTTCCCGCGCCGAAGCCAAGCTGGGCAGCCAGCCGACTCCGGCCCGCCCGGCCAGCGCGAGCCCCACTCGCTCCAGGACGTGGTTGAGCCGTGTCGTGAACCGTGCGTGCGGTGCGGCCAGCCGGGAGAACGGCTCGGCGAACGTCCGGCGCGGGCAGTCCGCCGCTCCGCAGATGAAGCGCCGGACCGTCAGCCGGATCACGAAGCCCTGCTCAGCGAGCGGAAGGTCCTTCAGCCTGCGCTGGTATCGGTCGTGGACTCGTTCCGAGAAGCGGCCGCAGTCCGGACATGCAGAGCCGGCCGCGCGGCCTCTCGCCACCACCTCGACCGTGCCGAACGCGGCCGTCACCGCCTCGATATCCACTTCGTCGATCCCGGCGAACACCAGCGAGTCCCAGAACGGTGCATCGGTCTGCATGACCAGCACCATCACCGTCCACAACCGACCGCAGCAGCCGTCGGCAGACACCTGAGGGAGCGTCAATTCTGATCGTCGGACGACAAGGCGTACGCGGTCTCACGCGAACCCGTCTCCTCACAATCGAACATCAAGGTAACGCTCTGCGACGACTCCCCAAGATCTGTGCCAGAACCGAGAAGGGTTCTGGCACAGATCTTGGGGAGTGGTCACAGATGGTGACAGTGTCGTTCGATGGAAAACGGGAGTCATGAGCCCGGATGCTTGACTGCAACGTGGTCACCAAGTCGCGGTCGTCGAGTGTCTGGGCGCCTACGGTGCCGTGTGCCCCTGCGCTATTCGGGGTGAAGAACGCAGTGGATCCCGGTCAGGCTTTCGTTCAGCTCGTGAGCTCCCAGGGCGACGCGTTCGTCAGGATCCCGCGTCAGCTCCTCGCAGAGCCGCATCGCGTCGTCGCGGTCGCTGGCGTAGATGGCAAATGCATCGTGGACCGCGGTGTGGATCCAATCGCCATGGTTCGGGCTGGCGACTGCCAGCGCGGACGCGACAATCAGCAGTCCGGCCCTGTCCTGCCGTCGAAGCAAGGCTTCTGCGGTCACCCGTGTGACAAAGGTGTCTTCGCGGTCGAGCACCAGCTCCAGCAGCGGATCGACAGCCTCCTCCATCTCGGCAAAGCTCGCCAGACCGCGACCGGCGTCCGCCCGGTCCCCAGAGTCGCTGCTTCGCCCGAGCTCGCCGAGGGCCACGACAGCAGCACGCCGCAGGGCACTGTTCACCAGCTTGCCCACCCTTCCGCAGATTTCGGCAAAAGTAGCACCACGGTCCCCGCGGCCGATCGGGGGCCTCCACGGCGACTGCCCACCGCCAGTGGGGGAAACTCACCCGGCCCACGGGAAACGACCTCCAACCGGCTCCGTACTCACTGGTCAGCCCCACTCACGAACCCCCGAGTGGGCACCCTGTCGGGATCTGGGCGACCGGCTTCGAAGGCGTCGACCAGCGGCAGAGCCACACCTCTGCGAGGAGCTACTGAAGCAAGATCATTTTTCGGAGCAGTTCAAATCCGGCTCGACCGTAGAGCTGTCGCTTGATCTTCTTGATCCGGTTCACGGCGCCCTCGATGCTGCCCGAGCTCCAGTCCAGGGTGAGCCCGGCTGTTACAGCGTCAAGGTCCCGGAGCAGGTGGAGTGCGAAGCCCCTGAGCCCGGGCAGCTGGCTGGCCTCGACCGTGTCGATCCAGGTGAGAAGTGTGGCGCCGAGGCGGCCGGTGAGTATCTCGCCGAAGGCGCGGACATGCCCGGCGGCCGTGTCCAGTTCGGGGCAGCGTGCCAGGACATCCTTGAGGCCGGCGCGGTCGTCCTCGCTCAGCGCGGTGGGGTGTCGGGTGAGCCAGCCGGTCACCTGGCGCACCGTCGGGGGCCGGGGCGGTGCGTCGGCCGGAGCCCCGCGGAGGGTGGCGATGTGGGCGCGGACCATTTGGTAAGTGACGGGTGCGTTGTCGGCGACGAGTTCATTGTGGAGGTGGGTGACGCTGGTGCATCCCGCGGCGAATCGGCGCTCCGGGTAGGGCTTGTAGGGGTCGAGCCTGCTGGGTCGGGGCCGGTTGTCGCGGATGGTGTCCTGCCAGCGTGCGGCGTTCGCGTACCGGAGCACGGTGTTGAGGCCCCAGCCCAGGTGCCGGGCAATCGCCCGACGTGAGTGACCTTGAGCAAGAAGCTTGTGGACCAGGGCATGTGCTGCCTTCTTCCGCTCGGCCCGCCGGCCGGCTGGTACCGAGTCGTCCTGCGGCCGACCGGAAGCCAGTCGGGTGGCCTCCGGCAGCATGCCGCTGGGCGAAGGATTGCTCAGACAGTCGCGATGGGCGGCGACGCAGGTCTCCACGGCCCGGCCGAGGCCCTGCCACAGATGGAACCGGTCGGCGACCTGCAGAGCGTCGGGGGCACCGCGCCGGGCGCCTTCGGCGTAGGCGCCCGCCCGGTCCCGGCAGATGATCTCCACGCCTGGGTGACGGACCAGCCACACGGCCAGCGGCCCGGCCTCACGCGTCGGGAGCACATCGACCACGCGATGGTCTTCGACGCTGGTCAAGACGGTGGAGTAGGTCTGGCCGCGACGGATCGCGAAATCGTCCACGCCCAGCACACGCGGAGTCTGAACTGCGGATCAGGCAGTGCCATGACCCTGCGTAACAAGGTCATCCGTCCCGCGCCGAACCCCAGCTGGGGAGCCAGCCGAGCGCCTGCCCGCCCGGCCAGCGCGAGCCCCACTCGCTCCAGGGCGCGGTTGAGCCGAGTCGTGAACCTTGCGTGCGGGGCGGCCAGCCGGGAGAACGGCTCGGCGAACGTCCGGCGCGGGCAGTCCGCCGTTCCGCAGATGAAGCGCCGGACCGTCAGCCGGATCTCAAAGCCCTGCTCAGCGAGCGGAAGGTCCTTCAGCTTGCGCTGGTAACGGTCGTGGACCCGGTACGAGAAGCGACCGCAGTCCGGACATGCAGCCCCGGCGGCACGACCTCTCGCCACCACCTCGACCATGCCGAACGCGGCCGTAGCCGTCTCGACATCCACATCGTCGATCCCGTTGAACACCAGCGAGTCCCAGAACGGTGCATCGGTCTGCATGAACAGCACCATCGCCATCCACAACCGCCCGCAGCAGCGGCTGGCAGACACCTGAGGGAGCGTCAATTCTGGCCGTTGGACGACAAGGCGTACGCCGTCTCACACGAACCCGCCTCCTAACAATCGAACATCGAGGTCACCCTCCGCGACCGCTCCCCAAGATCTGTGCCAGAACCCGCAACTCGGTTCTGGCCCACATTCCGTGAACGATCTTGAATCGGGCTCCACCACCTCCTGTGAACCTTCAATCTGCGCAGCTCGCGTGGTGCGCACCACCAGCTGACGGAGAGCCAGCAAGATCGCTCACGGAATGTGTGCCAGAACCCGTAACTCGCTGACAAAGCCAGTGCCGTGGAGCGTTTCGTCTGTGTCCATGCGGATCACGGTGCCCCAGTGCTCGGCTGTGATGGGCTGATCGGTGAGGTACCAGGCTGCCGGGTCGCCGCCAGCCTGTTCCACGGCGGTGCGGTTGTCGCACAGCTCGCGCCACAGTGGCCAGTAGAGGATGGACGGGACCGGGGCGACGGATATCCGGACGATGGTTCGGTCCGGGTTGCGTAGGCCGCTGTCGTGTCCGTGGCTGTC
This genomic window from Streptomyces sp. NBC_01351 contains:
- a CDS encoding transposase family protein produces the protein MQTDAPFWDSLVFAGIDEVDIEAVTAAFGTVEVVARGRAAGSACPDCGRFSERVHDRYQRRLKDLPLAEQGFVIRLTVRRFICGAADCPRRTFAEPFSRLAAPHARFTTRLNHVLERVGLALAGRAGVGWLPSLASAREG
- a CDS encoding transposase family protein; amino-acid sequence: MSASRCCGRLWMAMVLFMQTDAPFWDSLVFNGIDDVDVETATAAFGMVEVVARGRAAGAACPDCGRFSYRVHDRYQRKLKDLPLAEQGFEIRLTVRRFICGTADCPRRTFAEPFSRLAAPHARFTTRLNRALERVGLALAGRAGARLAPQLGFGAGRMTLLRRVMALPDPQFRLRVCWAWTISRSVAARPTPPS
- a CDS encoding transposase, with protein sequence MTSVEDHRVVDVLPTREAGPLAVWLVRHPGVEIICRDRAGAYAEGARRGAPDALQVADRFHLWQGLGRAVETCVAAHRDCLSNPSPSGMLPEATRLASGRPQDDSVPAGRRAERKKAAHALVHKLLAQGHSRRAIARHLGWGLNTVLRYANAARWQDTIRDNRPRPSRLDPYKPYPERRFAAGCTSVTHLHNELVADNAPVTYQMVRAHIATLRGAPADAPPRPPTVRQVTGWLTRHPTALSEDDRAGLKDVLARCPELDTAAGHVRAFGEILTGRLGATLLTWIDTVEASQLPGLRGFALHLLRDLDAVTAGLTLDWSSGSIEGAVNRIKKIKRQLYGRAGFELLRKMILLQ